A portion of the Adhaeribacter radiodurans genome contains these proteins:
- a CDS encoding outer membrane beta-barrel protein, with protein sequence MNFNKCYPQPSVPITPSWRMDFLVGLILGVLIYYKLYFQKQYLYSQVGGENKSIGTGYKHNCFSLPVLFKYKLLPKISFVAGPQFDLLIKAKEKINDGITDTTHETEERNIGTTTGVGFKLGNDLSLNARFMHCLNHIGIT encoded by the coding sequence ATGAATTTTAATAAATGTTATCCTCAACCTTCCGTTCCGATAACACCCTCTTGGCGGATGGACTTTTTAGTTGGTTTGATTTTAGGAGTACTTATATATTACAAATTGTATTTTCAAAAACAGTATTTATATTCTCAAGTTGGCGGAGAAAATAAAAGTATAGGAACAGGTTATAAGCATAATTGTTTTTCACTGCCAGTGCTTTTTAAATACAAGCTATTACCAAAAATTAGTTTTGTAGCAGGTCCTCAATTTGATTTATTAATAAAAGCTAAAGAAAAGATTAATGACGGAATTACTGACACCACCCACGAAACAGAAGAGCGTAATATTGGTACTACTACTGGTGTAGGTTTCAAATTAGGGAATGATTTAAGTTTAAATGCAAGATTTATGCATTGTCTTAATCATATAGGAATTACTTAA
- a CDS encoding transposase, with protein MELISKDNINKWIVPFLSVGNRGKKPKVEQVAILRAILYKLKTGCQWRQLPTGVFFGKQLLCWQGVYYHFRKWVKDGSFRKVWVEHLKSQRKLFDLPECAVTW; from the coding sequence ATGGAACTCATCAGTAAAGATAACATAAACAAGTGGATTGTTCCTTTTCTAAGTGTTGGAAATAGAGGAAAAAAGCCCAAGGTTGAACAGGTAGCTATCCTAAGGGCGATCCTGTATAAGCTAAAAACAGGTTGTCAGTGGCGGCAATTGCCGACTGGAGTATTCTTTGGTAAACAACTACTTTGCTGGCAGGGTGTCTATTATCATTTTAGAAAGTGGGTTAAGGACGGTAGCTTTCGAAAAGTGTGGGTAGAACATTTAAAGAGTCAACGCAAACTCTTTGATTTACCAGAGTGTGCAGTTACATGGTAG
- a CDS encoding glycosyltransferase family 2 protein has protein sequence MSLKLDLTVAIPVKNEERNLPGCLAAIGSTLAQEIIVLDSGSTDRTKEIAKEFGAKVLDFTWDGKFPKKRNWFLRTYKPITKWVLFLDADEYLTNDFKLELREKLKFDDKVGYWLNYTVNFLGKQLKGGYPLRKLALFRVGFGEYEQIDEDQWSKLDMEVHEHPVLTGDIGVIQSKIDHKDFQGISHYIIKHNEYASWEAARFLKASKIDRNLKKWTWKQRLKYQLMQNVFIGPIYFFGSFFLLGGFRDGARGWAFAILKMSYFTQVYCKIQEYKTLSNK, from the coding sequence ATGTCCTTAAAACTCGATTTAACTGTTGCCATTCCCGTTAAAAATGAAGAAAGGAACTTGCCTGGTTGTTTAGCTGCCATTGGTAGTACTTTAGCCCAAGAGATCATCGTACTTGATTCAGGTAGTACAGACAGAACTAAGGAAATTGCCAAAGAATTTGGAGCAAAGGTATTAGATTTTACTTGGGATGGGAAGTTTCCTAAAAAGAGAAATTGGTTCTTAAGAACTTATAAACCAATAACTAAATGGGTTTTGTTTTTGGATGCCGATGAATATCTCACAAATGATTTTAAATTAGAACTACGTGAAAAGCTTAAATTTGATGACAAGGTAGGTTATTGGTTAAATTACACAGTCAACTTTTTAGGTAAACAGTTAAAAGGAGGTTATCCATTACGGAAACTAGCTCTATTTCGGGTAGGGTTTGGTGAATATGAGCAAATAGATGAGGACCAATGGAGCAAGTTGGATATGGAAGTGCATGAGCATCCAGTTCTTACAGGTGATATAGGAGTGATTCAAAGTAAAATTGACCACAAAGATTTTCAAGGAATCTCTCATTATATTATAAAACACAATGAGTATGCAAGTTGGGAAGCAGCACGTTTTCTGAAAGCATCAAAAATAGATAGAAATTTAAAAAAATGGACTTGGAAACAACGGTTGAAATACCAACTTATGCAAAATGTTTTTATTGGTCCAATATATTTTTTTGGTAGCTTTTTTCTGTTAGGAGGATTTAGAGATGGGGCTAGAGGTTGGGCATTTGCAATCCTCAAAATGTCGTACTTTACACAAGTTTATTGCAAAATTCAAGAATACAAAACATTAAGTAATAAGTAA
- a CDS encoding WcaI family glycosyltransferase, with protein MGKRILLLGYNFHPEPTGIGKYSGEMIYWLANQGYHCTVITTYPYYPFWKVQEPYYKNRYWYKIEEQIFESGGKIVVHRCPMYVPSNPSGLKRVLLDFSFLITAFFKLIQLIPGKKYNWVFTVVPSFQFGLLGILYKKVRSAKLFYHIQDMQIEVARDLQIIKSDKIIKSLFRLENYIFNQSDVISSISEGMVQKIREKAKKEIFLLPNWTDNNLFFPIKDRNALKEMFGFKANDQIILYSGAIGEKQGLESILYAANQAKHIEEWKFVICGSGPYRGKLQSLAKELHLRNVIFLPLQPFELFNRFLNVADLHLVIQKANASDLVMPSKLTTILAVGGLALITANIGSGLHTLIDKYKMGMLVQAENQEALNQGIRKALHCENKEAITANARSYAERYLSIDNIMKSLEDCVLKY; from the coding sequence ATGGGAAAGCGGATTCTGCTTCTTGGATACAATTTTCATCCAGAGCCTACTGGTATTGGGAAATATAGTGGAGAAATGATTTATTGGCTTGCGAATCAAGGTTATCATTGTACAGTAATTACTACTTATCCTTATTATCCTTTTTGGAAAGTACAAGAACCTTATTACAAGAATAGATATTGGTATAAAATTGAGGAACAAATATTTGAATCTGGAGGTAAAATAGTAGTTCATCGTTGCCCCATGTATGTTCCGTCCAATCCATCAGGTTTAAAAAGAGTTCTGTTAGATTTTTCATTTTTAATAACCGCATTTTTTAAATTGATTCAGCTAATACCTGGTAAAAAATATAACTGGGTATTTACTGTAGTTCCCTCTTTTCAGTTTGGCTTGTTGGGAATTTTATATAAAAAAGTGCGTAGTGCAAAGCTGTTTTACCATATTCAGGATATGCAGATTGAGGTAGCCAGAGACCTGCAGATTATTAAATCTGACAAAATTATAAAAAGCTTATTTAGGTTAGAGAACTATATTTTTAACCAAAGTGATGTTATTAGTAGTATCTCCGAAGGAATGGTTCAAAAAATTAGGGAGAAAGCAAAAAAAGAAATTTTTTTATTACCGAACTGGACAGACAATAATCTGTTTTTCCCAATTAAAGATCGAAATGCTTTAAAAGAAATGTTCGGTTTTAAAGCTAATGATCAAATAATTTTATATTCGGGAGCTATTGGCGAAAAACAAGGTTTAGAATCAATCTTGTACGCAGCCAACCAAGCTAAGCATATTGAAGAGTGGAAGTTTGTGATTTGTGGATCAGGTCCATATAGAGGAAAACTGCAAAGCTTAGCCAAAGAGCTACATTTACGAAATGTAATTTTTCTACCTTTACAGCCTTTTGAATTATTTAACAGGTTTCTAAACGTAGCTGATCTGCACTTAGTTATTCAGAAAGCCAATGCCAGCGATTTGGTAATGCCTTCTAAATTAACCACTATTTTAGCTGTAGGTGGATTGGCCCTGATAACAGCCAACATAGGGTCTGGCCTACATACATTAATAGATAAATATAAAATGGGAATGTTAGTACAGGCAGAAAATCAAGAAGCATTGAATCAAGGAATACGGAAAGCATTACATTGTGAAAATAAAGAAGCTATTACTGCTAATGCTCGGTCTTATGCGGAAAGGTATCTGTCTATCGATAATATAATGAAATCACTTGAAGATTGCGTCTTAAAGTATTAA
- a CDS encoding acyltransferase family protein translates to MQNRDASADILKCISIFGVVFIHGNGLLSGDTQFGKCFESLFRFCVPVFIVFWSFFFEVSLQKGKSLYPYSKAKLTHLFIVFFIWSAVYFFLTEDWFKITFVKAITKYWLGYGWAGQYFFIILFQLIVFFFVLRKIYDHKHLLYLTITCSIIIFVIYGYWYHVMPTFIKSLGDRPVVFWIVFAILGIHLARNPNFKGHWVCCLGVILIPLEFWFLNANRFEHSAYITPAVLISSSLLIYGFVRLPIRLDANSFYGRSVKYVGQNTMTIFVMNPLVITLLEPFTKPLRIIKGTEFFELSLAFVSAILVCFICLVASFLINHSKLKGIIN, encoded by the coding sequence ATGCAAAATCGTGATGCTTCTGCTGATATCCTTAAATGCATTTCAATATTTGGTGTAGTTTTTATTCATGGAAATGGATTATTAAGTGGGGATACTCAATTTGGGAAGTGTTTTGAATCACTATTTCGGTTTTGCGTTCCAGTATTTATTGTTTTTTGGTCCTTTTTTTTTGAAGTTTCACTTCAAAAAGGAAAGTCATTATACCCTTATTCTAAAGCTAAACTCACTCATTTATTTATTGTCTTTTTTATTTGGTCAGCGGTTTATTTTTTTCTTACAGAAGATTGGTTTAAAATAACTTTTGTAAAAGCAATTACGAAATATTGGTTAGGTTATGGTTGGGCAGGACAGTATTTCTTTATTATACTATTTCAGCTTATAGTTTTCTTCTTTGTATTACGAAAAATATATGACCATAAGCACTTGTTATATCTAACTATTACATGTTCAATAATTATTTTTGTTATTTATGGTTATTGGTATCATGTAATGCCAACGTTTATTAAATCTCTTGGAGATCGACCAGTTGTTTTCTGGATAGTATTTGCAATTTTGGGAATTCATTTAGCCCGTAATCCAAATTTTAAGGGTCATTGGGTTTGTTGCCTTGGTGTTATACTTATACCTTTAGAGTTTTGGTTTTTAAATGCAAATCGATTTGAACATTCAGCTTACATTACACCTGCTGTACTTATTAGTTCTTCTTTGCTGATTTATGGTTTTGTTAGATTGCCCATTAGATTAGATGCAAATTCATTTTATGGTCGTTCTGTCAAATACGTTGGGCAAAATACAATGACTATATTCGTGATGAATCCTTTAGTAATAACTTTGTTAGAACCTTTTACTAAACCATTACGAATTATTAAAGGAACGGAATTCTTTGAGCTTTCGTTAGCATTTGTTTCTGCAATTTTAGTATGTTTTATCTGTCTTGTAGCTTCCTTTTTAATTAATCATTCAAAGCTTAAAGGAATTATAAATTAA